One segment of Kogia breviceps isolate mKogBre1 chromosome 14, mKogBre1 haplotype 1, whole genome shotgun sequence DNA contains the following:
- the PMM2 gene encoding phosphomannomutase 2 encodes MAVPGPALCLFDVDGTLTAPRQKITKDMDCFLQKLRQKIKVGVVGGSDFEKVQEQLGNDVVEKYDYVFPENGLVAYKDGKLVCKQNIQGHLGEALIQDLINYCLSYIAKIKLPKKRGTFIEFRNGMLNVSPVGRSCSQEERIEFYELDQKESIRQKFVEDLRKEFAGKGLTFSIGGQISFDVFPDGWDKRYCLGHVEKDGYKTIYFFGDKTMPGGNDHEIFADPRTVGYTVTAPEDTRRIFPCITGRQLGAEYGRELSKKTVAVLLLSISLHRPVPGPASVQQRQT; translated from the exons ATGGCGGTGCCCGGCCCAGCGCTCTGCCTCTTCGACGTGGACGGAACCCTGACGGCCCCGCGACAG AAAATTACCAAAGACATGGATTGCTTTCtacaaaaactgaggcagaagatcaAAGTTGGAGTCGTAGGCGGGTCGGACTTTGAGAAAGTACAGGAGCAACTGGGAAACGATG TGGTTGAAAAATATGATTATGTGTTTCCAGAAAATGGCTTGGTAGCATACAAAGATGGGAAACTCGTGTGCAAACAG AATATTCAAGGTCACCTGGGTGAGGCCCTAATCCAGGATTTAATCAACTACTGTCTGAGCTACATCGCGAAAATTAAACTCCCAAAAAAGAG GGGTACTTTCATCGAATTCCGAAATGGGATGTTGAATGTGTCCCCCGTCGGAAGAAGCTGCAGCCAAGAAGAACGCATTGAGTTCTACGAACTGGATCAA aaAGAAAGTATAAGACAGAAATTCGTGGAGGATCTGCGGAAAGAGTTTGCAGGGAAAGGCCTCACGTTTTCCATAG GAGGCCAGATCAGCTTTGATGTCTTCCCTGACGGATGGGACAAGAGGTATTGCCTGGGACATGTGGAAAAGGACGGCTATAAGACCATTTATTTCTTTGGTGACAAAACCATGCCA GGTGGGAACGACCACGAGATCTTCGCAGACCCGAGGACGGTGGGCTACACCGTGACGGCACCCGAGGACACGCGCAGGATCT TTCCTTGTATAACTGGAAGGCAGCTTGGAGCAGAATATGGAAGAGAGCTCTCCAAGAAAACGGTTGCTGTGTTGCTTTTGAGCATCTCCCTCCACAGACCAGTGCCGGGGCCGGCGTCAGTCCAGCAGAGGCAGACCTGA
- the TMEM186 gene encoding transmembrane protein 186: MAAFLRAVPRSPGPAAWGKPLHGLWCCSGRNPRRWVGSRPPASKEKPPGTETETFQMVYRFDAIRAFGYLSRLKVAQTALTVVALPPGLYWYSQGLMTFNSLCLAGGIAGFALAMLCWMSHFFRRLVGILYVNESGTMLRVAHLTFWGRRQETYCPVADVIPMTESQDRPQELFVRIQQYSGKQTFYLTLRYGRILDRERFTQVFGLLDKFK; encoded by the exons ATG GCTGCCTTCCTCCGAGCTGTGCCGCGGTCGCCAGGGCCAGCTGCATGGGGAAAGCCTCTCCACGGGCTGTGGTGCTGCAGTGGGCGGAATCCTAGGAGGTGGGTGGGAAGCAGGCCACCAGCCTCCAAGGAGAAACCACCCggcacagagacagagacatttCAGATGGTGTACCGGTTTGATGCCATCAGGGCTTTCGGGTACTTGTCTCGGCTGAAGGTGGCACAGACAGCCCTGACGGTGGTGGCCTTGCCGCCTGGCCTCTACTGGTACTCCCAGGGCCTCATGACCTTCAACTCCCTGTGCCTGGCGGGCGGGATTGCTGGCTTTGCCCTGGCTATGTTGTGCTGGATGAGCCATTTCTTCCGGAGGCTGGTGGGCATCCTGTACGTGAATGAGTCGGGCACCATGCTGCGGGTGGCCCACCTGACCTTCTGGGGCCGGCGACAGGAGACATACTGCCCTGTGGCCGACGTGATCCCCATGACGGAAAGCCAGGATCGGCCTCAGGAGCTATTCGTGCGGATCCAGCAGTACAGTGGGAAACAGACCTTCTACCTCACCCTGCGTTACGGACGGATCCTGGACCGAGAGCGTTTCACACAGGTGTTTGGGTTGCTGGACAAGTTCAAGTGA
- the CARHSP1 gene encoding calcium-regulated heat-stable protein 1 → MSSAPPPPSQHPTHQSSAGLLDTQQARDRSPSPLRGNVVPSPLPTRRTRTFSATVRASQGPVYKGVCKCFCRSKGHGFITPADGGPDIFLHISDVEGEYVPVEGDEVTYKMCSIPPKNEKLQAVEVVITHLAPGTKHETWSGHIVSS, encoded by the exons ATGTCATCTGCGCCTCCTCCTCCGTCACAGCACCCCACCCACCAGTCCTCGGCCGGGCTGCTGGATACCCAACAGGCCCGAGATCGCTCACCGTCCCCGCTTCGGGGCAACGTGGTCCCGAGCCCTCTGCCCACTCGCCGGACAAGGACCTTCTCAGC GACGGTGCGGGCTTCACAGGGCCCTGTCTACAAAGGAGTCTGCAAATGCTTCTGTCGGTCCAAGGGCCACGGCTTCATCACCCCGGCCGACGGCGGCCCCGACATCTTCCTGCACATCTCTGA CGTGGAGGGGGAGTACGTTCCCGTGGAAGGCGATGAGGTCACCTATAAGATGTGCTCCATCCCACCCAAGAACGAGAAGCTGCAGGCCGTGGAGGTGGTCATCACCCACCTGGCGCCAGGCACCAAGCACGAGACCTGGTCCGGCCACATCGTCAGCTCCTAG